From Antechinus flavipes isolate AdamAnt ecotype Samford, QLD, Australia chromosome 1, AdamAnt_v2, whole genome shotgun sequence:
CTTCCTGCATCAACTGGTCTAGGTCACCTTCTGTGCAGCATACCCACTCATGGTATAATCCACATACCCGGTAGCCCAACAACTTAACCAGGAAGACCCCAGGAGATTCAGGAAGAATGGGGTGGGGCCCTGGGGGCCCTGGGGCTGCACCTAGTACCCCCAGAACAACCTCTACAGCATTCCCCAGTGCCCTTGACTGGTGAGAGGCATCTTCTAGCCGTCGGAGGAGCCTACAGGCAAAAGGATTGAGGTCAGCCTGGAGGTGGCAGATGGTATCCAGAAGTGGGGACAGTGAGTTCAGGGCAGCTGCATCAAGCTGCAGCCGCTCAAGGGTGGGGAGCCCTGAACGAGTTGGGGCCGGGGAGTTCAGCCCAGGCACTGGTAACCCTGGGGGAGAGAAGCTGGGCAGCCCGAATGGGTCCCCCTGATGCTGGACCTGTAAGGGAAGGGTTGGGAGAGGTGTTAGGAATCATTTCTTACCTTTGGATAGACCCTCCCTGGAGGATCCCATTTAAGGCAACAGATCCCCAGTCTTCTATAAAAATACCAGGCAAGAGCAACTCCCCTGAATAGGAACCACTTATACTATAAAATCACCTTATTTTCTACCAGCTTTGATGAAGCCTCCCAGGCCTCTTTGCTCCTCTTGCTTGGttctcattagggaaattgatcttcTTTATGCTATAAAATCTTCCTTACcaataacacaagatttttcttccctctcccccctccaaaTATGGATGTCTATTATCCCTCCCAGGGGAATGCTCCCCTTTGCAGGGCTGGATTCCGATTAGAATCT
This genomic window contains:
- the LOC127562888 gene encoding cardiotrophin-1-like → MSQREGNKVDLQSHSSASSFPHLEAKIRQTHSLARLLTSYAEQLLQEYVQHQGDPFGLPSFSPPGLPVPGLNSPAPTRSGLPTLERLQLDAAALNSLSPLLDTICHLQADLNPFACRLLRRLEDASHQSRALGNAVEVVLGVLGAAPGPPGPHPILPESPGVFLVKLLGYRVCGLYHEWVCCTEGDLDQLMQEGLG